In Acidimicrobiales bacterium, a single genomic region encodes these proteins:
- a CDS encoding GNAT family N-acetyltransferase has protein sequence MREVTADEIQPLRQRVLRPHQQLDELREPDDDAPDSAAFAAVDDAGVVVATGTVKRRPPPFPHPGDVPAWQLGAMAVDPGHRGEGLGSAILDAILRHVDTRGGGLVWCNARIPARGFYLHHGFEVASAPFELPDIGPHVVMTTHR, from the coding sequence GTGCGCGAGGTGACGGCGGACGAGATCCAGCCCCTGCGACAGCGGGTGCTGCGACCCCACCAGCAGCTCGACGAGCTGCGGGAACCGGACGACGACGCCCCCGACTCGGCCGCCTTCGCCGCCGTCGACGACGCCGGTGTCGTGGTCGCGACCGGCACGGTCAAGCGCCGACCACCACCGTTCCCGCACCCCGGCGACGTGCCGGCCTGGCAGCTCGGCGCCATGGCGGTCGACCCCGGCCACCGGGGCGAGGGCCTCGGCTCAGCGATCCTCGACGCGATCCTCCGCCACGTCGACACCCGCGGCGGCGGCCTCGTCTGGTGCAACGCCCGGATCCCCGCCCGAGGGTTCTACCTCCACCACGGCTTCGAGGTCGCCAGCGCCCCCTTCGAGCTGCCCGACATCGGCCCCCACGTCGTCATGACCACCCACCGCTGA
- a CDS encoding TIGR03086 family metal-binding protein, producing the protein MSALVDLEPAARRMATLVEGVPDGPLDGPTPCPAYDLADLLDHIRTLTLAFTAAATKETEGIGHLPPSGDGSRLGDDWRSQMPQALGALAAAWRAPEAWTGMTQVGGADMPGGAAGVIVLDELVVHAWDLARSTGQDYDADPASLAVAHGWLTELTAPEHSAMRDLIFGPVFDVVDEEPLVDRVLGLTGRDPGWSPS; encoded by the coding sequence ATGTCCGCTCTCGTCGACCTCGAACCGGCTGCCCGTCGCATGGCGACGCTCGTGGAGGGCGTGCCCGACGGGCCGCTCGACGGTCCCACGCCGTGCCCGGCCTACGACCTCGCCGACCTGCTCGACCACATCCGCACGCTGACCCTGGCGTTCACCGCCGCGGCCACCAAGGAGACCGAGGGCATCGGCCACCTGCCCCCTTCGGGCGACGGCTCCCGGTTGGGCGACGACTGGCGCTCGCAGATGCCGCAGGCCCTCGGGGCGCTGGCCGCCGCCTGGCGGGCGCCCGAGGCGTGGACCGGGATGACGCAGGTGGGCGGGGCCGACATGCCGGGCGGGGCCGCCGGGGTGATCGTCCTCGACGAGCTGGTGGTCCACGCCTGGGACCTGGCCCGGTCGACCGGGCAGGACTACGACGCCGACCCGGCGTCGCTGGCGGTGGCGCACGGGTGGCTCACCGAGCTCACCGCCCCGGAGCACTCGGCGATGCGCGACCTGATCTTCGGCCCGGTGTTCGACGTGGTCGACGAGGAGCCCCTCGTCGACCGCGTCCTCGGGCTGACCGGCCGCGACCCCGGCTGGTCGCCCTCGTAA
- a CDS encoding FAD-dependent oxidoreductase — protein MGMGTTTDSERKPVLLTVDDDPGVSRAVARDLRRQYGDTYRVVRTESGPQALETLRELKLRGDMVAVLLADHRMPDMSGLEFLEEAMDLFPHARRALLTAYADTDAAIQAINVVDLDHYLLKPWDPPEEKLYPVVDSLLEMWLATDERSTAHTQVVGHRWSKRSYKVRDFLARNSVPYRWLTSEEPEGQRLLAAAGVDAHAVPLVVTAEGKYVVDPSIGELADSVGLTTTPTIDFYDTVIVGGGPAGLGAAVYAASEGLRTVLVERRATGGQAGQSSRIENYLGFPDGVSGAQLTDRARRQAQKFGAEILTTRDVVGLDARTSSRVVRFADGGEVVAHTVLLATGISYRTLDVPGAEHLTGRGLFYGSAMTEATACAGDDIYVIGGANSAGQAAVFLASHARRVTLLVRADTLEKSMSYYLIRQIEETPNIEVRLRSEVVALHGEDHLEGLTLCEIGTAHQTDVPATYLFVFIGAAPRTEWLDGVVARDDKGFVLTGPDLRIDGRRPAGWRLDRDPYYLESSTPGVFAAGDVRANSVKRVASAVGEGAMAIQLLHSYLEHR, from the coding sequence ATGGGCATGGGCACGACCACCGACTCCGAACGCAAACCCGTCCTGCTGACCGTCGACGACGATCCCGGCGTCTCCCGGGCGGTGGCCCGCGACCTCCGGCGCCAGTACGGCGACACGTACCGGGTGGTCCGCACCGAGTCGGGGCCGCAGGCGCTGGAGACGCTGAGGGAGCTGAAGCTGCGGGGCGACATGGTGGCGGTGCTGCTCGCCGACCACCGCATGCCCGACATGAGCGGCCTGGAGTTCCTGGAGGAGGCGATGGACCTCTTCCCCCACGCCCGCCGGGCCCTGCTCACCGCCTACGCCGACACCGACGCCGCCATCCAGGCCATCAACGTGGTCGACCTCGACCACTACCTGCTCAAGCCCTGGGACCCGCCGGAGGAGAAGCTCTACCCGGTGGTCGACTCCCTCCTGGAGATGTGGCTGGCCACCGACGAGCGCTCCACGGCCCACACCCAGGTCGTGGGCCACCGCTGGTCGAAGCGGTCGTACAAGGTGCGCGACTTCCTGGCCCGCAACTCCGTGCCCTACCGCTGGCTCACCAGCGAGGAGCCCGAGGGCCAGCGCCTGCTGGCGGCGGCCGGGGTCGACGCCCACGCCGTCCCGCTGGTGGTGACCGCCGAGGGCAAGTACGTGGTCGACCCGAGCATCGGCGAGCTGGCCGACAGTGTGGGCCTCACCACCACGCCCACCATCGACTTCTACGACACGGTGATCGTCGGCGGCGGCCCGGCCGGCCTCGGTGCCGCCGTGTACGCCGCCTCGGAGGGGCTCCGCACGGTGCTGGTCGAGCGGCGGGCGACCGGTGGGCAGGCGGGCCAGAGCTCCCGCATCGAGAACTACCTGGGCTTCCCCGACGGCGTGAGCGGCGCGCAGCTCACCGACCGGGCGCGCCGCCAGGCGCAGAAGTTCGGCGCCGAGATCCTCACCACCCGCGACGTGGTGGGCCTCGACGCGCGGACGTCGTCGCGGGTGGTCCGCTTCGCCGACGGCGGCGAGGTGGTGGCGCACACCGTGCTGCTCGCCACCGGCATCTCCTACCGCACGCTCGACGTGCCCGGCGCCGAGCACCTCACCGGCCGGGGCCTGTTCTACGGCTCGGCGATGACCGAGGCGACGGCGTGCGCCGGCGACGACATCTACGTGATCGGCGGCGCCAACTCGGCCGGGCAGGCGGCGGTGTTCCTGGCCAGCCACGCCCGGCGGGTGACGCTGCTGGTGCGGGCCGACACGCTCGAGAAGTCGATGTCGTACTACCTGATCCGGCAGATCGAGGAGACCCCCAACATCGAGGTGCGCCTGAGGTCCGAGGTGGTGGCCCTGCACGGCGAGGACCACCTGGAGGGCCTCACGCTCTGCGAGATCGGCACGGCGCACCAGACCGACGTGCCGGCCACCTACCTCTTCGTGTTCATCGGCGCCGCGCCCCGCACCGAGTGGCTCGACGGCGTGGTCGCCCGGGACGACAAGGGGTTCGTGCTCACCGGCCCCGACCTGCGGATCGACGGTCGCCGCCCGGCGGGCTGGCGGCTCGACCGCGACCCCTACTACCTGGAGTCGAGCACCCCCGGCGTGTTCGCGGCGGGCGACGTGCGGGCCAACTCGGTCAAGCGGGTCGCGTCGGCCGTGGGCGAGGGCGCCATGGCCATCCAGCTGCTGCACAGCTACCTGGAGCACCGATGA